The Bacteroidota bacterium region ATAATGTTTAGGATCTGAAGAATTATGATTATAATCTCCATTTAAATCGTAAACAGGAATAGTTGGATTAAATTCTAAAGCCGTACTTATCGACCTATTGTATATCCTGTTTTGTTCCGAAAGCGAATAATTGGCACCAGCTGCAACTTCTAAGTGATCTTTAAAAAACTTTGGATTTAGTGTTAATGATACATTTTTTCTTTTATAATCGGAATGACTTATTGTGCCTTTATCAACTATGGAGCTCATAGATAAATACACAGGTAATCCTTCAAAAGTACTGCTGATATTCGCATCTACTTTATGCGAGACAGAGGGGCTATACAAAGCATCCTGCCAGTTTGTATTCGCATTACCCAAAATAGAAGATACGTCCGCCCCCTCACGTTCATTTATTAAACTTCTATACCTGTCTGCATCCAATACTTTCCTATAATCAGATACATTATTTACAGCAACACTACTGTTTACATTTGCAGATATTTTATCTGATGCTGATTTTTTCAGATTAATTTCAACCACCCCATTTCGGGCAAATTTACCGTACTTTACGGAAGATGCAACATCCTTTAATACATTTACCGACTCAATATCATTTGGATTGATAAACTGTATACTCTTAACATCAATCAATGGCATACCATCTAATACTATCAACGGGTAATTATCATTTAGTAAAGAACTCTTACCTCTTATGATTAATTCGAACTTGCTCCCGGGCGAACCATCGCCTTGTATTACCTGCAAGCCTGTCACTTTCCCTAAAAACAATTCCTCGGGCGTAGTAATAAATCCTTTATTAAAATCTTCAGTGGCTATTTCTGCACCATGAGTAATTTTACTTGACAAGCTGTCAGAAACTTCTACAGGTGAATCCTGAGCTGTGGAAAATACAGAGTAAATAAGCAGTACAAATACTGAGTAAAATTTCTTCATAAATAAGGTGATAATTATTTTAATTGTTGCGACAAATATATCTTTTAATATTAATTTCACCATCGTACTTTTGTAGTAATTCAAAACAACACAATGTCGAATAAATTAATAACAATAATAGGTCCGACTGCAATTGGCAAAACATCTTTAAGCATTGATATTGCTAATCATTTTGGGTGCGATATTCTTTCTTGCGATTCAAGACAGTTTTATAAAGAACTACTTATAGGTACAGCACCGCCATCACCGGAAGAACAGGCTTTGGCTCCGCATCATTTTATACATGACAGATCAATTTTCGATGATTACAGTGTTGGTGATTATGAAAATGATGCTATTGAATTATTGGACAAGATTTACATAGAAAAGGATAAGGCAGTTTTAATAGGCGGATCAGGGCTTTATGTTGATGCGGTTTTGAAAGGTTTCGATAATTTTCCGGATTTACCGGAAGAAATCAGACCTCAACTACAAAAGGATCTCGATGAAAAAGGCCTGGCGTTTCTTCAGGAAAAATTAAAAGAACTAGACCCCGAATACTACGGCATTGTTGATATTCAAAATCACCAAAGAGTAATAAGGGCTTTGGAAGTATGTATTGGAACCGGGAAAACATTCACTGAATTCAGAGTCAGAGAAAATAAAAAAAGAAACTTCGAACCGATTAAAATCGGGTTAAACATTGACCGTGAAAAACTTTACGAAAGGATAAACCTCAGAGTTGATTTGATGATGGAAGCCGGCTTACTGGAAGAAGCCGAAAAAATGTACCGGCACAAGCACCTTAACAGTTTGCAAACCGTTGGATATCGCGAACTGTTCAAATATTTCGATGGTAATCATGATTTGGATTTTGCTGTTTCTGAAATTAAAAAGAACACACGTCGTTTTGCAAAAAGACAATTAACATGGTTTAGGAAAGACAAGGAAATTAAGTGGTTCGAGCCTAATCAGAAAGATGAGATTATAGAATATATCGAGAAAATGCTGGCATCATAGTTCTATATGCAAAACTAAACAGGAGAAATTACATGAAAAAGATAGACGACATATATACAAAAGACTGGAAAGTTGAATTTAACGATTGCTATTCAAATGGTAGAATAAGCTATGTAACACTTAGCCGTTTTTTACAGGACACCGCAGGATATCATGCCGAAGAAGGTGGATTTGGAATGAAAGAAATGGTTGCCAATAATCAGTCATGGGTATTAACCCGATTCGCTATGGAAATTGATAATTTGCCAAAGCTTAATGATATTGTGACTGTAAAATCATGGATAAGCTTTGTAAAAGGAGCTTTTTCCAACAGAGAATACGAGGTTTACACCAACAACCGGCTTATGGCAAGAGCCACATCGAGCTGGACAGTAATAAATTTTAAAAAGAGAATTGTTGAAACCCTGAAAATAGATTTGCACGAAGCAAGGTTTAATACAGATATAGCCACTGAAAGAGCTGCTGAAAGAATTAGTTTAAAAGATAATTTTGAAAATGTATTTAATATAAGGGTAAGATTTTCTGCTCTTGATATGGTTCAACACGTTTCGAACTTAAAATATTTAGACTGGACATTCGACAATGTTGACCACGATAAAATATTAAAAAGCAGATTGAAGAAAATAACGGTAAACTACATAAAAGAACTCAACCTCGATGATGATGTTTCTGTTTCAACATCTTTCGAAGGCAGCACCCAGATAATAAAAATGGATAAAAATTCGGATAAAACGTGTTTTGCAGCTAAGATGGAGTGGATATAATGATTCACTCCCTTCATCATAATGAATAATTATCATTTACCTGAAATTCATCCTCTTCTCCGGATGTTTTCTCAAGGTTAATCTTATATCCGTCAACCATACTTAGCTTCTGGGTGCCATCTACATGAACCTCTTCTGCATCCCATTTTGTTTTGGCCAGTTTTCTAGCTTCAACTTCGTCTTTTGCTACTACAAAAACTAAATTATGGTCCTCCATAAGGTGGTTCTTTCTAATTTTTCCGCCTAACAAAACTGCAAAAAGATTTAAATCATTCATATTAGAAATATATTATTATTAAAATTTAGTTTTATCAATTAAACTCAGGAAAAAACAATTTATTTAAACTCCCTATCAGTTCTTTAATTGATTTGTATTCTGCAATCTTCACATCCTCTTCAGATAAACTCCAAACTTTTTTTTCATTTACCCTGTCAATTTCAAGTGTGTATTTAGAATCAATATCTACGCCATAACCATTCTTATAAAGAGCTTGTTTTGTCCAATAAACACTCTCATCATCTCCTTTTAAAACAAACGAAATACGGGATTCTCGTTTATAAAGAAACTTACCGCTAATGTAATCGAACTCAAAATTTGATGTCAAAAATGATTCTACAACCTTTTTGTCGAGTAAAAGATCTTCGGCAACACCACTTAGCATATTACCTTCATCATCTATTACCCAAAGCATATCGGCATTTTGAAAGGCTAGCTCTATATCATGGGTAATAATGAAGATAGATTTATTATAGTCAATAGCTAATTTTCTAAGAATTTCGAAAACTTTAAATTTATTTGAAACATCCAGATGAGCAGTTGGCTCATCCAGTAAAATTAAATCTGTATCCTGACATATTGCTCTTGCAATATTTACTTTCTGCAACTGTCCATCAGAAAGTTCATTAATAATGTTATGACGAATATCCTCAATTTCACAAATTCTGATTGATTCATCAATTAGCTCTAAATCTCTTTTAGTGATACTACCCCGCCAGTTAGTATGTGGAATCCTTCCCAAAGAAACAAATTCCTCTACATTAATATGTTCAGTACGTACAACATCGGTTAATACTGCTGAAATTTTCCTGGCCCTGTCGGCAGCAGATATTTCTCTTATATCTTTACCGTTAATTAAAATATCACCCTTCAAAGGGTTCAGTACTCCTAAAACAGTTTTTAATAAAGTAGATTTCCCGGCACCATTTCGTCCCAAAAAACATGTAAGTTTCCCCCTTTCCAGCCTGGCATTTATATTATCCAGTACTAATGTGGAAGACTTCTTCGACTCATAACCTATTCTCAGATCCCTTAATTCTATCATGCTTAATAAGATAATTTTCTACTTCTCCTCATCACCACTGCTATTACAAAAGGAGCCCCAAACAAAGAGGTTATAATATTTATCGGTATAACCTGATCTGCTATAATAAACTGTGTTAATATATCGAAGAACAACATTAACACTCCACCTAACAACATTGTATAAGGTATCAACCTACCGTGATCCATCGTACTTAACATCGATTTTGCAATATGGGGAACTGCCAGCCCAATAAATGCAACAGGTCCTACAATGGCAGTAACTCCACCGGCCAAAACACTAGCAACAATAAGGGTAATCCTTCTGACAACATTTACATTTATTCCTAATGTATAAGCATAATTCTCTCCTATTGTAATTGCATTTAATCCTTTTGATATCCACAAAACAACTAATACACTTAAAATCAACAAAGTGTAGAGCAGGAGGATTTCCGACCATTCAGAACTTCCCAAACTCCCCATAGTCCAAATAATGTAATTTTTCAACTCCTGCTGGGTACTGAAATATTGCAATACTCCAATAATGGCAGAAGAAAAACTCCCTATCATTACCCCTACTATCAATAGAGTACTCAGGTTTCTAACTCTCTCTGATACATAAAGAATAATTGCCATTACGAGTCCGGCACCTATAGTACCTGCTAATACAGTATTGATATTTGAGAAAATTAATGGAAGACTTACTCCTACAGCCGAACTCATCATTATTGTGAAAGCCACACCTAATCCGGCTCCTGAACTAATACCCAGGACAAATGGCCCCGACAAAGGATTTCGAAATATTGTTTGCATTAGTAATCCACTTAAAGGCAAAGCCATTCCGGCTACAAGAGAAGTGAGCATTTTTGGAATCCGATAACTCCAGATAATCAAAGATTTAGGATGCGACTGCTCCTCATAATCCAAAAGTACACTTACAAACTCTTTTAGACTAAATTTTACACTTCCCAGAAAAACATCCAAAAAGATAAACAGAATCAACAGAGATATAAGTATTAATATTTTAGGTTCTACCTTTTTCTCAAAAATCATAAGCTGATATGAAGATGATAAATTAAGGGATCAAATGTAAGAAAGGATGAACGTAAAATTTACTAAAACTTAAAAAAATAACCCTGAGATAATGCAAAACATTATTTTTGAATATTATCAGAATTACTTATTTGCAATGACATTTCATGAAGTAATTATCAATCCAAAATCTCTTTATCCGGCAATTTCAGTCCCTCAATAAGATTTCTATTTTGAACCTTTAAAGCAATGAAAGTGGCATATGCACTCAACAGATTTTTTTCATAATCTTTCCACTTTCTCCTTTTGTTTTCTACTATAAAATATATAGCACCCCAATTATCCTGTGATGTTTTTAGTGGGAAGCCCAAAAGAGACATTATTTTATGGTCTCTCAAATATTTTTTATGCTCCGGATTTAAATCCAGTTCTGCCAGGTCCCAATAGTACTTTCGCCATAAAGTATTTTTTTCTACAATATCTCTAACTTCAAAAGTTTTAAAGAAACAATCGTCTGTTCCCTGATAAATTCCGGAACTGCTAATCCAGCGGTAACTGTCATTATAATTTACCACCCCATCTTCGACTGAAAACTTGGATACAACTACTCTGGATACACCAAGAGCACTTCCAACAACACCTAATGACTTTATAAAATCATAATCTTTTTCTAGTTCCAGCTGCGAAACATTAATTGATGATAAGAGCAATTCGAATCCTTTATTTTCTAACTCTAAGACCTTCAAATCCGATATATCCTGTAAAGCTCCTTCTACACTCTCCACATCATCTCCTTCAACATTTACTTTCGAAGCAGAAAGTTTCAGCCATTTAATTTCACCTGAATTTGTGATCATTCTAAATTCAATAAAATCAGAATAAGACTTATTGCTTCTAATATTATTTATGTAGTTCATCAACTCGCCAACATCATGACTTAATACATAGTCAAACAAAAGGAACGCATTTTCGTAAATATCTATTTTTTCATTTTTATCATCAACTCCAATAATATCTAATAAATAATCTACACTGGAATTGTTAAGTTTTTTAGTCTTAAAATTAACTTTCCAGTCAAATATTTTTCCCTCCTGATAAAATGTACTTAGAGTGGAGTTAAAGTTTATATTATCTTCCTGTCGTTTTTTCTGAATAAGCCTTACAGCCAAATTATCAGCAACGTCCATTATTATTTTAAGATGTTCATCCTTGAAAAAATCAGCTCTGACATTTTCAGAATCAATTATTCCCAATAGCTCTCCTTCAAATATTATCGGAACTGTTATCTCTGATAATGAAGGCTTATTCAGATAGTAGTAATCCGCATCCTTTGAATTATTAGCTACAACTTCGGATACCTGTGTTTTAACAACCCTGCCAATTACACCTGCTTTAGGTGAAAGAGTTTTGGGATAACTGGCCCTATTACTGCCTCTACGCGGTTCAATATAACCTCCACCATACTCAAGAATGCCGGTATTGTGATTATACAAATAAATAACTGTATCCTGAAGATTGAGCCTTTCAACTAATGATTTCGTCAGATCATTCAAAATAAGCGGAATAGTTGGTTGTCTTAACAGACTCAGAGAAAAATACTCGTTTAACAGCTTCCTCTTATCGTGTATAAGTTGCTCATCCTTAATATTTTTCTTTTCGGAAATATCTCTTAAATACCCTGTTCCCGTTAAAACATTATTTTCCGAATAAGACTCATTCCAATCAATTGTCACCCACCTTGACTTTTGCTGACTATCATTAATCCTAAATTCATTTTTCACACGACGTTCCGGTTCCGTCAAAGACAGAAAAAAGTAATGCAATCGAGCTCTTTCCATACGGTCGAAACGACTAAACAACAGGTTTGAATCGTTCAAAATATGTTCTGCCGAAAGACCTAAAATATCCTTAATACCCTCCGAAACAAAAGTAAACTTCAGCTCATCATTATCTACTTCAAATTCAAATAATACTCCCGGAACAACTTCTGTTAGGTTTTTTAATCGTTTCTTTTCCTGTTTGAAAATCGCTTCATTTCTGCGAATGTGCGAAATATCTTCGAAAGATATATAAAAGTATTTCAGACCGTCATCAATTGCTGAACACTCTAACTTTAACGAATACATATCACCATCGAAATTAAGGTCTGCAACTTTTGAAGATAACTCTCCTACTCTTGCTATTTCTACAAGATTTTCAATTTCTTCGGTAAAATTTTCCGGTAATAAATCATCTTCATTCCTATATAACTGCATAAAATCACTCCCTCTTTTGTTTAATGCAATTATTTTATTCTCATCAATTCCATATACCAATGAAGGGATTGCTTTATGAACAAATAAATTTTTTGAATTAATAAATCTATTTACAAATGAGTCATCTGATTCTCTTCTAAACTCAAATTTAATGAGTAAAAGGTTTTGTTTTTCGAAGTTAAGTTTCGAATAGCTTTCTAAATAAATTAATGTATTCTCATCTACATGAACTTCTGAGGGAAGATTATTAACATCAATCTTACCATCATTATACATTGACAGAAACTCGCGATGTAACTTTGGGGTATGCATAAACATCTCGAGCAGATTACTTTCGTAAGGGAGCTTATCAGAAATGATTTTTTTTAAAACGTCAGATATTACAACTATATGACCACTATATTCAACCAGTACCAAAGGAGACTTGGAATATCTGATTAGGTCTAATAATGCAGCTTCAGCCATATAAACTGTTATATTGAATTTTGGGTTAATAAACTGAACTCAAAAACAAATATCTTAAAAATAACTACTGTTTAAATTTATAATATTCATTTAGAGGTTCAACCGGTCTTAGATTAGCTAATTTAACATTTTTCAACAAATAACAACACTTTTACACCTAATATAAAGGACTTTACATTTACCTAACATAGCATATATGAGGATACTGGTATTATTGAAAAACAATCTCTACAGGTAATAAGCCATAAATTCACATGTCAAAAACTGTCAGATATGTTTAAAAATCAATATCCATAAATGTAAATTATGACAATATGACACCTGCAGCTATTTGGCATAAACTTTGAATTTTGCTGTTCAGATAAAATTTGACAAATAATTTAAATTACAATAAAATGGCAAAAGGAAAGATTAATGTTACGGCAGATAATATTTTCCCGGTTATTAAGAAGTTTTTATACTCAGACCACGAAATATTTTTAAGAGAGTTAGTATCAAATGCAGTAGATGCCACCGAAAAGCTTAAACACCTTAGCTCTATGGGTGAATTTAAAGGTGAAGTTGGCGATACAAAAATTGATATTTCTATTGATAAAGATGCCAGAACACTTACTATAAAAGATCGTGGTATTGGTATGACTTCAGAAGAAGTTGAAAAATATATTACTGATATTGCCTTCTCGGGAGCAGAAGAATTCATGGAAAAATACAAAGATCAAATGGACGGTAAAGATCTTATCGGACACTTTGGTTTAGGTTTCTATTCTGCATTTATGGTTGCTGACAAGGTTGAAATTTTCACTAAATCTTTCAAAGAAGGCAGTGAGGCTGTACGTTGGGAATGCGACGGGTCTCCGGAATATATTTTAGAGTCAACAGATAAGAAAGAAGACAGAGGTACAGAAATTGTATTACATATCGACAAAGATTCTGATGAATTTATTGAAAACCACAGAATTAGCGAACTGCTTAACAAGTATTCTAAATTTGTTCCGGTTGAGATAAAATTCGGAGAAAAAGATGAAACTGTTAAGGAAGGTGAAGGCGATGATGCCA contains the following coding sequences:
- the miaA gene encoding tRNA (adenosine(37)-N6)-dimethylallyltransferase MiaA, translating into MSNKLITIIGPTAIGKTSLSIDIANHFGCDILSCDSRQFYKELLIGTAPPSPEEQALAPHHFIHDRSIFDDYSVGDYENDAIELLDKIYIEKDKAVLIGGSGLYVDAVLKGFDNFPDLPEEIRPQLQKDLDEKGLAFLQEKLKELDPEYYGIVDIQNHQRVIRALEVCIGTGKTFTEFRVRENKKRNFEPIKIGLNIDREKLYERINLRVDLMMEAGLLEEAEKMYRHKHLNSLQTVGYRELFKYFDGNHDLDFAVSEIKKNTRRFAKRQLTWFRKDKEIKWFEPNQKDEIIEYIEKMLAS
- a CDS encoding acyl-ACP thioesterase domain-containing protein, encoding MKKIDDIYTKDWKVEFNDCYSNGRISYVTLSRFLQDTAGYHAEEGGFGMKEMVANNQSWVLTRFAMEIDNLPKLNDIVTVKSWISFVKGAFSNREYEVYTNNRLMARATSSWTVINFKKRIVETLKIDLHEARFNTDIATERAAERISLKDNFENVFNIRVRFSALDMVQHVSNLKYLDWTFDNVDHDKILKSRLKKITVNYIKELNLDDDVSVSTSFEGSTQIIKMDKNSDKTCFAAKMEWI
- a CDS encoding DUF1543 domain-containing protein, which gives rise to MNDLNLFAVLLGGKIRKNHLMEDHNLVFVVAKDEVEARKLAKTKWDAEEVHVDGTQKLSMVDGYKINLEKTSGEEDEFQVNDNYSL
- a CDS encoding ABC transporter ATP-binding protein, translating into MIELRDLRIGYESKKSSTLVLDNINARLERGKLTCFLGRNGAGKSTLLKTVLGVLNPLKGDILINGKDIREISAADRARKISAVLTDVVRTEHINVEEFVSLGRIPHTNWRGSITKRDLELIDESIRICEIEDIRHNIINELSDGQLQKVNIARAICQDTDLILLDEPTAHLDVSNKFKVFEILRKLAIDYNKSIFIITHDIELAFQNADMLWVIDDEGNMLSGVAEDLLLDKKVVESFLTSNFEFDYISGKFLYKRESRISFVLKGDDESVYWTKQALYKNGYGVDIDSKYTLEIDRVNEKKVWSLSEEDVKIAEYKSIKELIGSLNKLFFPEFN
- a CDS encoding iron ABC transporter permease is translated as MIFEKKVEPKILILISLLILFIFLDVFLGSVKFSLKEFVSVLLDYEEQSHPKSLIIWSYRIPKMLTSLVAGMALPLSGLLMQTIFRNPLSGPFVLGISSGAGLGVAFTIMMSSAVGVSLPLIFSNINTVLAGTIGAGLVMAIILYVSERVRNLSTLLIVGVMIGSFSSAIIGVLQYFSTQQELKNYIIWTMGSLGSSEWSEILLLYTLLILSVLVVLWISKGLNAITIGENYAYTLGINVNVVRRITLIVASVLAGGVTAIVGPVAFIGLAVPHIAKSMLSTMDHGRLIPYTMLLGGVLMLFFDILTQFIIADQVIPINIITSLFGAPFVIAVVMRRSRKLSY
- a CDS encoding GAF domain-containing protein; its protein translation is MAEAALLDLIRYSKSPLVLVEYSGHIVVISDVLKKIISDKLPYESNLLEMFMHTPKLHREFLSMYNDGKIDVNNLPSEVHVDENTLIYLESYSKLNFEKQNLLLIKFEFRRESDDSFVNRFINSKNLFVHKAIPSLVYGIDENKIIALNKRGSDFMQLYRNEDDLLPENFTEEIENLVEIARVGELSSKVADLNFDGDMYSLKLECSAIDDGLKYFYISFEDISHIRRNEAIFKQEKKRLKNLTEVVPGVLFEFEVDNDELKFTFVSEGIKDILGLSAEHILNDSNLLFSRFDRMERARLHYFFLSLTEPERRVKNEFRINDSQQKSRWVTIDWNESYSENNVLTGTGYLRDISEKKNIKDEQLIHDKRKLLNEYFSLSLLRQPTIPLILNDLTKSLVERLNLQDTVIYLYNHNTGILEYGGGYIEPRRGSNRASYPKTLSPKAGVIGRVVKTQVSEVVANNSKDADYYYLNKPSLSEITVPIIFEGELLGIIDSENVRADFFKDEHLKIIMDVADNLAVRLIQKKRQEDNINFNSTLSTFYQEGKIFDWKVNFKTKKLNNSSVDYLLDIIGVDDKNEKIDIYENAFLLFDYVLSHDVGELMNYINNIRSNKSYSDFIEFRMITNSGEIKWLKLSASKVNVEGDDVESVEGALQDISDLKVLELENKGFELLLSSINVSQLELEKDYDFIKSLGVVGSALGVSRVVVSKFSVEDGVVNYNDSYRWISSSGIYQGTDDCFFKTFEVRDIVEKNTLWRKYYWDLAELDLNPEHKKYLRDHKIMSLLGFPLKTSQDNWGAIYFIVENKRRKWKDYEKNLLSAYATFIALKVQNRNLIEGLKLPDKEILD